The Nitrospira sp. genome segment GCGGCCGATTTCAGCAGCTTCCCAGACCGATCCTTCGACCGATTCGCCATCCCCCATCAACACGTAGGTTCGGTAATCGAGCCTGTCCACGAACTTTGCATTCAATGCGATGCCGATCCCGACGGGAAGCCCTTGTCCCAGTGAACCAGTCGCCATATCGACGAAGGGCAAGCGAGGAGTTGGATGTCCTTCAAGGTCGGACGTCAAGGTGCGCAATTTTAAGAGGTCACTTTGAGGAAAGAGGCCCGCTTCCGCCCACGCTGCGTAGAGCAGCGGAGCCGCATGTCCTTTTGACAGGATAAAACGGTCGCTGTTAGGCGTCTTTGGATTATGGGGATCGTAACGCATGACGGAAAAAAATAATGCGGCGACGATGTCGGCGGCGGAGGCGCAGCTCGATGGATGGCCGCTCCCTGCCTCGCTGGTCGCCCGCACACTGTTGATACGGAGTTGGGTGGCCTTGTTGTGTAAGGTGCTGAGTAACTCAGACGAGGTCGCTAAACTAGCCATAGGATATCCTTTCGGGAGTAGGGATCGATTGAGATAAAAGGCGTGTAGTTCTGATTGTATACTCTCGGCAGTAGGCTGATCGAAGTTGAGGCTAACAAATCGGCCGGGTAGAGGTCAATGAAGAGATGAGCTCCCCTGGAGAGAACCAGGGGAGCCCTGAAGCTATAGTGATGATCGACCGGCGGGTTGCTTAGCTTTGAGCGGCGGGCGTGACTACCAGTACCTCATTCGAACAGGAACTAGAACTTTCCGATTCGCCCACTTCGCCCCCATAGGCACTGATTGCAAAGAAATAGGGTGTGTTCGGCTCGAGCCCGGTAATGATGGCCGGCGGGGCCTCGACCGATTGGCTTTCCTCATAGGAACATGAGCCCGGTTCTCCGGATGATTGTTTTCCGTAATGAACAGAGTAACCAGCCACATTGGAATCAGGGTAAGCTTCCCAGGTCAATCGTGCGGTCGCGCCGGTCCGAGTGGCGGTCAGCGAGATGGTCGGGTCTTCCTCTCCCTCGGCAGGTTCCACTTCGGCTTCAGGGGCAGAATCTTCGGCCGCATTCGCGGCCGCATGTGCGGTCTCGTGTTCTGCGGTCGCCTGTTCTTCGGCCGTGTGTTCTGCGTCCGCATGTTCTGCGTCCGCATGTGCGGTCGCGTGTTCTGTTGATGTTGCTGCCGGGTCGTCCTCTGCAGGAGATCCCGTTGTAGCAGGGTTAGAGTCCGACTGCGTCCCTTCACCCGAATGGGCGTCGGATGGTGTGGAGAGAGACGAAATAGTCGGTCCCCCTTGTCCGTCTGCACCACATCCAGCTAGTGGTAGGGCGATGAGGCCTAAAACTATGACCTGGGCGATCGCAATCGTGAAATTTCGATGGGCGAGGCCAAGCGAAATCGCGTTTCTCAGCATAAGAAACTCCCTCAGAATTAGGTGAATATTGTGTATGAAGCAACGACAGTTCCAGTGCCAAAGCAAGGGTTATGCCCAGGTGCCAATAAAAAAAGGTATTACGATTCAGTATGTTGTAAATTTGTCGGACGGACCAAGATGCTGAGTGTGAAGGGATCAGCCTTCAAGTACTGCCGATAGCCAGCGAGGTTGTGATGAGGCCGCACCGTAGGATTGGCCAAGTCACGACCATTGTGATGATTGATCAACGGAAGGGATTACGAAGTGATTCGTTGAGGATCTTCTCGATCTCTAAAAAATCGAAACAGCAGATAGCCGTTTATAAGAACCACGATGGATAAAATACTGTAGGTTGTGATGGGTGTGGCCAGATCGAGTTCTACCAGCACGCGAGACAAGCCGAATCCGACTACTAATCCATCGAATGCCATACAAATGCGTCTGAACGTTTCAGGATCCATCAATCGGATGAGGTAGGTTCCGAGTGGAATACCAACGATGACGCTCGGAACGATGTAGGGGATAATATCCATACTGCCGACACTGTAGAAGCCGATGAATCCATAAGCAATCGCCGTGAGAGAGGACTCAGCGACACGGATGACTCCCAAGGCTGCCCGGAAATCTTGTTTGGCATACCCCTGATTGTTGAAGAGCAAGGCAAGAGGGGGCCCGGAAATGGTTGTGACCGAATAGAGTGTCCCGATTCCAATTCCAAACGGGACGGCAATAGCCTTTTCAGCTTGAATGGGTTTTCGGATGCCGGCAGCTTGAAGGAGGATCAACGGTAATAAACAGAAATAGGTGACGAATTTGATCCATGCCGGCTGAACCAGAAAGAGAATGTAACTGCCGATCCCGATTCCAACGGCCAGCCCAATCAGAATAGGGGCTACACGCCACCAGATATTCGGGATACTCTTCCGATTCATGAACAGTACATACCCATTGATGACGAGTTCGATCAGCACGAGGGCAGGGTTTAAGATGCGATTGGTGTAGAACAGCAAGGCCACGGGAACAGTGATCGACGAAAAGCCGTAGCCGAGTGCACCGTTGACCGTGGCGGCGACAAACGTAATGAGGACAAGAACGACTGAATCCATTGGATAATTAGCCCTTGGGATGGCCTGCGGCAAAGTCGGCTAGGGAATAGTGATCGAGGATTCCAGCAATCGCATCACGCACTGTGCCCATCACTTGTTGTACAGGACACCGTGTCTTATTCGCATAGGGACAATCGTTGCATTTCTGGTACGCCGTCTTACTGACGCAGCCGATCGGCGCCAGGGGACCATCGAGTATACGTATGACTTGGCCGAGTGTGATCTCGTCCGGCTGTTTAATAAGGACATATCCTCCGTTCACGCCTCGTCGGCTGG includes the following:
- a CDS encoding fibronectin type III domain-containing protein is translated as MLRNAISLGLAHRNFTIAIAQVIVLGLIALPLAGCGADGQGGPTISSLSTPSDAHSGEGTQSDSNPATTGSPAEDDPAATSTEHATAHADAEHADAEHTAEEQATAEHETAHAAANAAEDSAPEAEVEPAEGEEDPTISLTATRTGATARLTWEAYPDSNVAGYSVHYGKQSSGEPGSCSYEESQSVEAPPAIITGLEPNTPYFFAISAYGGEVGESESSSSCSNEVLVVTPAAQS
- a CDS encoding sulfite exporter TauE/SafE family protein, which produces MDSVVLVLITFVAATVNGALGYGFSSITVPVALLFYTNRILNPALVLIELVINGYVLFMNRKSIPNIWWRVAPILIGLAVGIGIGSYILFLVQPAWIKFVTYFCLLPLILLQAAGIRKPIQAEKAIAVPFGIGIGTLYSVTTISGPPLALLFNNQGYAKQDFRAALGVIRVAESSLTAIAYGFIGFYSVGSMDIIPYIVPSVIVGIPLGTYLIRLMDPETFRRICMAFDGLVVGFGLSRVLVELDLATPITTYSILSIVVLINGYLLFRFFRDREDPQRITS
- a CDS encoding Rrf2 family transcriptional regulator, which encodes MKLSKKSEYGLRALLELTLVHGNRTLQRHDIAARQHIPVEFLEQILLTLKRAGVISSRRGVNGGYVLIKQPDEITLGQVIRILDGPLAPIGCVSKTAYQKCNDCPYANKTRCPVQQVMGTVRDAIAGILDHYSLADFAAGHPKG